In one Dermatophilaceae bacterium Sec6.4 genomic region, the following are encoded:
- a CDS encoding acetolactate synthase large subunit: MTPEPVDLSGAEALLVTLVDAGVDTCFMNPGTSEMHFVKALDTSEGMRGVLTLFEGVATGAADGYARIARRPAAALLHLGPGLGNGYANLHNARRAHTPLVCIVGVHAADHVGYDAPLQLEVEAIARTLDGWVRTSGTSRSLPVDAARAVAASQSNGGQIATLIVPADASWKTGANPAAPRPVPVRTPSPAAACDIAAEWLREGASTLLLLGGPALDEPAVLAADAIRAATGASVLVETFPSRVDQGGDLPSFDRIPYLPEMADAKLAGIEKIVLVGAAAPATFFGYPGRSGDLVGERPLLPLCDVTHDVAATLQGLAEALDAPPTGPAERAVAPEVSPGESLDVMSLVQVVAATLPEGAIVVDELNTSGLGLPAALKSAPRHSLLTLTGGAIGQGMPVATGAALAAPARRVFSLEADGSAAYTIQSLWTQARENLRVTTVLVNNAAYAILRMELQRTGAGAPGTKARAMLDLDSPVLDFTAISTGFGVPARRVTTTTELQEALAEAERTDGPFLIEAIVPAIA; the protein is encoded by the coding sequence ATGACCCCTGAACCCGTTGACCTCTCCGGCGCCGAAGCGCTGCTCGTCACCCTTGTCGACGCCGGCGTTGACACCTGCTTCATGAACCCGGGCACCTCGGAGATGCACTTCGTCAAGGCCCTGGACACCAGCGAGGGGATGCGCGGTGTGCTCACCCTCTTCGAAGGCGTCGCGACTGGCGCAGCCGACGGGTATGCCCGGATCGCTCGACGCCCGGCAGCCGCGCTCCTCCATCTGGGTCCCGGGCTGGGCAACGGCTACGCCAACCTGCACAACGCGCGGCGCGCTCACACGCCGCTGGTGTGCATCGTGGGTGTCCACGCCGCCGATCACGTCGGCTACGACGCGCCCCTCCAGCTGGAGGTCGAGGCCATCGCGCGCACCCTCGACGGCTGGGTCAGGACCAGTGGCACCTCCCGCTCCCTGCCGGTCGACGCCGCCCGTGCTGTCGCGGCCAGCCAGAGCAACGGTGGCCAGATCGCGACCTTGATCGTGCCCGCCGACGCCTCGTGGAAGACCGGTGCGAACCCGGCCGCGCCGCGCCCTGTGCCCGTCCGTACGCCGAGCCCAGCTGCGGCGTGCGACATCGCAGCCGAGTGGCTGCGCGAGGGAGCCAGCACCCTGCTGCTGCTCGGCGGGCCGGCGCTCGACGAGCCGGCCGTCCTGGCCGCTGACGCCATCCGCGCGGCCACCGGGGCGAGCGTGCTGGTCGAGACCTTCCCCTCGCGCGTAGACCAGGGGGGCGACCTCCCCTCGTTCGACCGCATCCCCTATCTCCCCGAGATGGCTGATGCGAAGCTGGCCGGCATCGAGAAGATCGTCCTGGTCGGGGCCGCGGCTCCGGCGACGTTCTTCGGCTACCCCGGACGTAGCGGTGATCTCGTCGGCGAGCGCCCGCTGCTTCCGCTCTGCGACGTCACCCATGACGTCGCGGCCACGTTGCAGGGCCTCGCCGAGGCCCTCGACGCCCCGCCGACCGGCCCGGCTGAGCGTGCGGTGGCACCCGAGGTCTCCCCCGGGGAGTCGCTCGACGTGATGAGTCTCGTGCAGGTCGTCGCGGCGACCCTTCCCGAAGGCGCGATCGTGGTCGACGAGCTCAATACCTCTGGTCTGGGACTGCCGGCGGCCTTGAAGTCCGCCCCGCGCCATAGCCTGCTCACGCTGACCGGAGGCGCGATCGGGCAGGGAATGCCAGTGGCGACAGGGGCGGCCCTCGCAGCTCCGGCACGCCGTGTCTTCTCCCTCGAGGCCGACGGCAGCGCCGCCTACACGATCCAGTCGCTCTGGACCCAGGCTCGTGAGAACCTGCGGGTCACCACGGTCCTGGTCAACAACGCCGCCTACGCGATCCTGCGCATGGAGCTGCAGCGCACCGGCGCAGGAGCGCCCGGCACGAAGGCCCGCGCGATGCTCGACCTGGACTCCCCGGTGCTCGACTTCACCGCCATCAGCACCGGCTTTGGTGTACCGGCTCGCCGGGTCACGACGACCACCGAGCTTCAGGAGGCCCTCGCGGAGGCGGAGCGCACCGACGGTCCGTTCCTCATCGAGGCCATCGTCCCGGCGATCGCCTAG
- a CDS encoding NAD-dependent succinate-semialdehyde dehydrogenase, whose translation MTSTYQVVNPATGEAGQSFPEATDAEIQDVLARSDAAYTSWRTTTKPERAAILNKVADLYTERTDALAEIISREMGKRLIEAKGELQLVISIYRYYADNAEKLLADEAINPAMGGNAIVRKEAVGSLLGIMPWNFPYYQVARFAAPNLMIGNTIILKHAPQCPESATAMEQLFHDAGLPADAYINVFATNDQAATMIADPRLVGVSVTGSERAGAAVAAEAGKNLKKVVLELGGSDAFIVLDGDDMESTITAAVTGRMGNAGQACNAAKRFIVLEDVYDQFVEGFTQVMSSLKPGDPFSADADFGPLSSEAAAKGLAEQVDDAVTKGATLRTGGKRVEGKGAFFEATVLTDVTPDMRAYTEELFGPAAVIYKVADADAAVEMANASAFGLGGVVFGSDAKQAADVANRLDTGMVWINSAQGSAADLPFGGTKRSGVGRELGTLGIDEFVNKKLMYTPKG comes from the coding sequence GTGACCAGCACGTACCAAGTTGTCAACCCCGCCACCGGTGAGGCCGGCCAGTCCTTCCCCGAGGCCACCGACGCCGAGATCCAGGACGTCCTCGCGCGCTCCGACGCCGCGTACACCTCCTGGCGCACCACCACCAAGCCCGAGCGCGCCGCGATCCTGAACAAGGTCGCGGACCTCTACACCGAGCGCACGGACGCCCTCGCGGAGATCATCAGCCGGGAGATGGGCAAGCGCCTGATCGAGGCGAAGGGCGAGCTGCAGCTCGTCATCAGCATCTACCGCTACTACGCGGACAACGCCGAGAAGCTGCTCGCCGACGAGGCGATCAACCCGGCCATGGGCGGCAACGCGATCGTCCGCAAGGAGGCCGTCGGCTCGCTCCTCGGGATCATGCCGTGGAACTTCCCGTACTACCAGGTCGCGCGGTTCGCAGCCCCGAACCTCATGATCGGCAACACGATCATCCTCAAGCACGCACCGCAGTGCCCCGAGTCGGCCACCGCGATGGAGCAGTTGTTCCACGACGCAGGCCTTCCCGCCGACGCCTATATCAACGTCTTCGCCACCAACGACCAGGCGGCCACGATGATCGCCGACCCGCGCCTGGTGGGCGTCTCGGTGACCGGCAGCGAGCGCGCCGGTGCCGCCGTCGCCGCCGAGGCGGGCAAGAACCTCAAGAAGGTCGTCCTCGAGCTGGGCGGGTCCGACGCGTTCATCGTCCTCGACGGTGACGACATGGAGAGCACGATCACGGCGGCCGTCACCGGCCGTATGGGCAACGCGGGCCAGGCCTGCAACGCCGCCAAGCGCTTCATCGTGCTCGAGGACGTCTACGACCAGTTCGTCGAGGGCTTCACCCAGGTCATGTCCTCGCTGAAGCCCGGTGACCCGTTCTCCGCCGACGCCGACTTCGGTCCGCTCTCGTCCGAGGCCGCGGCCAAGGGTCTCGCCGAGCAGGTCGACGACGCCGTCACCAAGGGCGCCACCCTGCGCACCGGCGGCAAGCGCGTCGAGGGCAAGGGCGCGTTTTTCGAGGCGACCGTCCTCACCGACGTCACCCCGGACATGCGCGCCTACACCGAGGAGCTGTTCGGCCCGGCTGCGGTGATCTACAAGGTCGCCGACGCCGACGCCGCGGTCGAGATGGCCAACGCCTCCGCGTTCGGTCTCGGTGGCGTGGTCTTCGGCTCCGACGCCAAGCAGGCCGCGGACGTAGCCAACCGTCTCGACACCGGCATGGTGTGGATCAACAGCGCGCAGGGCTCCGCCGCGGACCTGCCGTTCGGTGGCACCAAGCGCTCGGGCGTCGGCCGCGAGCTCGGCACCCTGGGCATCGACGAGTTCGTGAACAAGAAGCTCATGTACACCCCGAAGGGCTAG
- a CDS encoding antibiotic biosynthesis monooxygenase: protein MIYITVKKKLKPGTADAYLAASQTYTDATRAEPGNKFYEHYRSVDDPDTILTIEAFDDAAAGDAHVNSEHFQHGVDGGAKQYIAERPDILYIDVADRDGWDKMSEF from the coding sequence TTGATCTACATCACCGTGAAAAAGAAGCTGAAGCCCGGCACCGCGGACGCCTACCTCGCGGCGAGCCAGACCTACACCGACGCGACGCGCGCCGAGCCCGGCAACAAGTTCTACGAGCACTACCGCAGCGTCGACGACCCCGACACGATCCTGACGATCGAAGCCTTCGACGACGCGGCGGCCGGCGATGCGCACGTCAACTCCGAGCACTTCCAGCACGGGGTAGACGGCGGCGCGAAGCAGTACATCGCCGAGCGTCCCGACATCCTGTACATCGACGTCGCGGACCGCGATGGCTGGGACAAGATGTCGGAATTCTGA
- a CDS encoding methyltransferase domain-containing protein gives MADIDWPAGFFDRQDGGDDADFYAPTRLVTHIDDGAIAAVSELYDELGVPDGRVLDLMSSWVSHLSRKPSGGLVALGMNAVELQANPVADEVVVQDLNIDPRLPFEDASFDAVLCCVSIDYLIHPIEVLREAARVLRSGGVVVLSFSNRCFPTKAIRGWLVTDEDGRVAIVRAYLEQAGFNAVSTALRTDRRPGHDPLYGAWARCV, from the coding sequence ATGGCAGACATCGACTGGCCCGCCGGTTTCTTCGACCGCCAAGACGGCGGCGACGACGCCGACTTCTACGCACCGACGCGCCTGGTCACCCATATCGACGACGGGGCGATCGCAGCGGTCAGTGAGCTGTACGACGAGCTGGGGGTGCCGGACGGCAGGGTCCTGGACCTGATGTCGTCCTGGGTGTCCCACCTGTCCAGGAAGCCGAGCGGTGGGTTGGTCGCGCTTGGCATGAACGCCGTGGAGCTGCAGGCCAATCCGGTAGCCGACGAGGTCGTCGTGCAGGATCTGAATATCGATCCGCGGTTGCCGTTCGAGGACGCGTCTTTCGACGCGGTGCTCTGCTGCGTGTCGATCGACTACCTCATTCACCCGATCGAGGTGCTGCGCGAGGCGGCCCGGGTGCTGCGCTCCGGTGGGGTCGTGGTGCTCAGTTTCAGTAACAGGTGCTTCCCGACCAAGGCGATCCGCGGGTGGCTGGTCACCGACGAGGACGGGCGAGTGGCCATTGTCCGGGCTTACCTGGAGCAGGCCGGTTTCAACGCCGTCTCGACCGCGTTGCGGACCGACCGGCGACCGGGCCACGATCCGTTGTACGGCGCGTGGGCGCGGTGTGTCTGA
- a CDS encoding LLM class flavin-dependent oxidoreductase codes for MTTRRGLFVAPFDALADPRVIGDLAATAEVAGWDGFFLWDHLQYGERVAAIADVWTCCAAVAMRTDRLLFGPMVTPLARRRPQVLARQAASLAVLSQGRFVLGLGLGDDGLGEFGAFGDETDPKVRGRMLDEGLEVLTGLLSGSSVDHEGTHYAARDACFRPAPTVPIWLAGRFGNRAPIRRAAKYDGFFVIGLDGPADLDEVTSALAGHDPAPGFEVVVDLQPEQDPAPWLDRGASWVLTRIGPFDLDLAEVERIIEAGP; via the coding sequence ATGACGACCCGCCGCGGCCTTTTCGTTGCCCCTTTCGATGCGCTGGCTGACCCACGGGTCATCGGCGACCTGGCTGCCACCGCCGAGGTGGCCGGCTGGGACGGGTTCTTCCTCTGGGATCACCTGCAGTACGGCGAGCGGGTCGCCGCGATTGCCGACGTATGGACCTGTTGCGCGGCTGTCGCGATGCGCACTGATCGGTTGCTGTTTGGGCCGATGGTGACCCCGCTGGCGCGGCGCCGACCGCAGGTCCTTGCCCGGCAGGCAGCAAGTTTGGCGGTGCTGTCGCAGGGCCGGTTCGTGCTGGGGCTGGGGCTTGGCGACGACGGCCTCGGGGAGTTCGGTGCGTTCGGCGACGAAACGGACCCCAAGGTGCGCGGCCGGATGCTCGACGAAGGTCTGGAGGTACTGACCGGACTGCTGAGCGGAAGTTCGGTCGATCACGAAGGAACCCATTACGCCGCCCGGGACGCCTGCTTCCGCCCAGCTCCTACCGTGCCGATCTGGTTGGCTGGGCGGTTCGGCAACCGGGCGCCGATCCGCCGGGCCGCGAAATATGACGGCTTTTTCGTCATCGGCCTGGACGGGCCCGCAGACCTTGACGAGGTGACGTCGGCGCTGGCCGGGCACGACCCGGCGCCGGGTTTTGAGGTGGTGGTCGACCTACAGCCCGAGCAGGATCCCGCGCCCTGGCTGGACCGCGGCGCTTCGTGGGTCCTGACCCGGATAGGGCCGTTCGACCTGGATCTCGCCGAGGTCGAGCGGATCATCGAGGCAGGTCCCTGA
- a CDS encoding GMC family oxidoreductase N-terminal domain-containing protein, which produces MSDARIPSENPETAEPERFDVIVVGGGSAGAVIATRLTEDPSVRVALVEAGGPPPDREAMPAAVASLQLDPDVDWMYTGDPGGAGKGLTDGRMMVPRGKMLGGSSGMNYMAYVRGHPGDFDGWAEDGGKGWSYDEVLPYFMKSEDLAPPDPPEGVVIDDEAHGVGGPLGVSVRAPRTVAAEQFVQAAEAAGIPSGDYNGRDRGGPTGLSSLFQTTTRNGMRSSTYHAFLEPVMQRANLTVITHAQVEEVLMDSDAGGLRATGVRYRDADGATTTIHADHEVVVSAGAIGSPQLLLLSGIGPSEELASVGVECVLDNPHVGKHLKDHLHVPLAFPAPGVALTMTEIAISLGPDALRAPAGPLPADPADDDKMPPELLALKAEAERRVTEWATTGKGLASSSFYDAVAFFSTGLGDLHTHDAQIGLLACGYTPDIWKLLFRVDPAAYFEDPDVALSADAETVVVLPNPVQPHSEGEVCLVSNDVGDAPRIDLNYLADPHDVTVMVAVMRRALEIVDHWPAAAVGPLMVPPALAKAHGHTTGDVPTDALLEDLARHYALTVYHETSTCRMGSVVDAELRVIGVAKLRVADASVMPTVVSGNTNAATIMIGERAAELIAHDHGMSLATTVG; this is translated from the coding sequence ATGAGCGACGCACGCATCCCGTCCGAGAACCCTGAAACCGCCGAGCCAGAGCGTTTCGACGTCATCGTGGTCGGGGGTGGGTCGGCGGGTGCCGTGATCGCCACCCGACTCACCGAGGACCCGTCCGTGCGCGTCGCTCTCGTCGAGGCCGGTGGACCGCCGCCGGACCGAGAGGCGATGCCGGCAGCGGTTGCCTCGCTGCAACTGGATCCGGACGTGGACTGGATGTACACCGGGGACCCGGGCGGGGCCGGCAAGGGCCTCACCGACGGCCGGATGATGGTGCCCCGCGGCAAGATGCTCGGCGGCTCCTCCGGCATGAACTACATGGCCTACGTGCGAGGGCACCCCGGTGACTTCGACGGGTGGGCCGAAGACGGCGGCAAGGGCTGGTCCTACGACGAAGTACTGCCGTACTTCATGAAGAGTGAGGACCTCGCACCACCGGACCCGCCGGAGGGCGTGGTCATTGACGATGAGGCCCACGGCGTGGGCGGTCCGCTGGGAGTGTCTGTGCGGGCACCGCGGACGGTCGCGGCCGAGCAATTCGTCCAGGCTGCTGAGGCCGCCGGTATCCCCAGTGGCGACTACAACGGGCGGGACCGCGGTGGCCCGACCGGGCTCTCGTCGCTCTTCCAGACCACCACGCGCAACGGGATGCGGTCCTCGACCTACCACGCGTTCCTTGAGCCGGTGATGCAGCGCGCGAACCTGACGGTCATCACCCACGCGCAGGTCGAGGAGGTGCTGATGGACTCAGACGCGGGCGGCCTGCGCGCCACGGGTGTGCGGTATCGCGACGCGGACGGAGCTACAACGACCATCCACGCCGACCACGAGGTCGTGGTCAGTGCCGGTGCGATCGGCTCCCCGCAGCTGCTGTTGCTGTCCGGGATCGGACCGAGCGAGGAGCTTGCGTCCGTGGGTGTGGAGTGCGTGCTGGACAACCCGCACGTCGGCAAACACCTCAAAGACCACCTGCACGTGCCGCTTGCCTTCCCGGCTCCGGGCGTGGCGCTGACGATGACCGAGATCGCGATCTCGCTCGGCCCGGACGCGCTGCGGGCCCCCGCCGGTCCGCTGCCGGCCGACCCGGCCGATGACGACAAGATGCCGCCGGAGTTGCTGGCGCTCAAGGCCGAAGCCGAGCGCAGGGTGACCGAGTGGGCCACCACGGGCAAGGGGCTGGCGTCCTCCTCGTTCTACGACGCCGTGGCCTTCTTCTCCACCGGGCTCGGCGACCTGCACACCCACGATGCCCAGATCGGGCTGCTGGCCTGCGGCTACACCCCCGACATCTGGAAGCTTCTGTTCAGGGTCGACCCGGCCGCCTACTTCGAAGATCCCGACGTCGCGTTATCAGCCGATGCCGAGACCGTCGTCGTGCTCCCCAACCCTGTCCAGCCGCATTCTGAGGGCGAGGTGTGCCTGGTCAGCAACGATGTCGGCGACGCGCCGCGGATCGACCTCAACTACCTGGCCGACCCGCACGACGTGACGGTGATGGTCGCGGTGATGCGACGAGCCCTGGAGATCGTCGACCACTGGCCGGCTGCTGCTGTCGGACCGTTGATGGTTCCGCCCGCTTTGGCCAAGGCGCACGGTCACACCACGGGTGATGTGCCCACCGATGCGCTGCTGGAGGACCTGGCGCGGCATTACGCCCTGACGGTTTACCACGAGACGTCGACGTGCCGGATGGGCAGCGTCGTCGATGCCGAGCTGCGGGTGATCGGCGTGGCCAAGCTACGCGTCGCCGATGCCAGCGTCATGCCGACGGTCGTCAGTGGCAATACCAACGCGGCCACGATCATGATCGGCGAGCGCGCGGCAGAGCTGATCGCCCATGATCACGGAATGTCGTTGGCGACCACTGTCGGTTGA
- a CDS encoding cyclase family protein, translated as MADPASLADVLARLHSCEWIDLTHAFGPGIPHYTAFPDEERETLFHFDEGVGSVGTGFLAHRFTHIGQWGTHVDPPAHFARGGRFLDELPVTDMILALVVVDVRRQVAADADHTVTVADLQAHEAEHGKIPAGSFVALLTGWSDRWPDGEAMANCDADGLAHYPGWGVEALTFLVQERDVTAIGHETTDTDPGAVVGAGSLAAETYILSADKWQIEMLAGLDRVPPTGALIVATWPKPQEGSGFPARVFAIVDRG; from the coding sequence GTGGCCGACCCCGCATCTCTCGCCGACGTCCTCGCTCGCCTCCACTCGTGCGAGTGGATCGACCTCACCCATGCGTTCGGGCCGGGCATCCCGCACTACACCGCCTTCCCTGACGAGGAACGCGAGACGCTCTTCCACTTCGATGAGGGGGTCGGCTCGGTCGGCACGGGCTTCCTGGCGCACCGCTTCACCCACATCGGCCAGTGGGGCACCCACGTCGACCCACCCGCCCACTTTGCCCGAGGTGGCCGCTTCCTGGACGAGCTGCCGGTGACCGACATGATCCTGGCGTTGGTGGTCGTCGACGTCCGCCGCCAGGTCGCGGCTGACGCCGACCACACCGTCACAGTCGCCGACCTGCAGGCGCACGAAGCCGAGCACGGGAAGATCCCAGCCGGCTCGTTCGTCGCACTCCTGACCGGGTGGTCCGACCGCTGGCCCGATGGGGAGGCGATGGCCAACTGCGACGCGGACGGCCTCGCGCACTACCCCGGTTGGGGTGTGGAGGCGCTGACCTTCCTCGTGCAGGAACGGGACGTGACCGCCATCGGCCATGAAACGACCGACACCGACCCGGGTGCCGTCGTGGGCGCCGGCTCCCTGGCGGCGGAGACCTACATCCTCAGCGCCGACAAGTGGCAGATCGAGATGCTCGCTGGGCTCGACCGGGTGCCGCCGACCGGTGCCCTCATCGTCGCGACCTGGCCCAAACCGCAGGAAGGCTCTGGCTTCCCGGCGCGGGTCTTCGCGATCGTCGACCGCGGCTGA
- a CDS encoding DUF998 domain-containing protein — translation MVASSGRRQAPTGARVARWGALALLVRPAYIATESITAVATKGGYSFIGDSVSKLGEIGCLPTYCSPRHGLMNGSFMTFGVLLAGGAALLARPLGPWVTGLLVVSGLSSIATGFAPLDQDATLHAFAATPLFVAQPLAMLLLGARLRSEQPRLAGALLSTGAVTAVAAVAFILSGGGPVSGGLERLALWPVLFGLAAFAGTQLRRRTGAFEGPPSRR, via the coding sequence ATGGTGGCGAGCTCGGGACGGCGACAGGCACCTACCGGGGCTCGGGTCGCCCGCTGGGGAGCGCTGGCACTCCTCGTGCGGCCGGCGTACATCGCGACCGAGTCCATCACTGCCGTCGCCACCAAGGGCGGTTACAGCTTTATCGGGGACTCGGTCAGCAAACTCGGCGAGATCGGCTGTCTACCAACCTATTGCTCACCGCGTCATGGGCTGATGAACGGTTCCTTCATGACCTTCGGAGTGTTGCTGGCCGGCGGCGCAGCCCTGCTCGCGCGTCCGCTGGGGCCATGGGTCACGGGGCTGCTGGTCGTCTCCGGGCTGAGCTCGATCGCCACGGGTTTTGCGCCGTTGGATCAGGACGCCACGCTGCACGCGTTCGCCGCGACGCCGTTGTTCGTCGCGCAGCCGCTGGCCATGCTGCTTCTGGGAGCCCGGTTACGCAGCGAACAGCCGCGTCTGGCCGGGGCACTTCTCAGCACGGGAGCCGTCACCGCAGTAGCGGCCGTTGCGTTCATCCTGTCCGGAGGGGGCCCGGTCTCAGGTGGTCTCGAACGCCTCGCACTGTGGCCGGTGCTGTTCGGCCTCGCCGCGTTCGCCGGGACCCAACTACGTCGGCGTACAGGCGCATTCGAGGGACCACCGTCGCGGCGGTGA
- a CDS encoding alpha/beta fold hydrolase, with the protein MSNWPVTEGVFELGDIEVERGGIISGARLAWQTHGTLNAAKDNVIVYPCSYSASHEDLAGLVGPDLILDPLKWFIVIPDMFSNGLSSSAADTSDFPDLVTAGDNVRAQRRLLREQWGIDRVAAVYGFSMGAIQAYHWASLFPDVVERAIVVCGSARTAPHNRVFLSGLLRILEAAPEYLGDGRLRSEPAAALRAFSHVYAGWGLSQDFYRAELFRTVLGAPDLQTYLRTDWEAGFATSRAANLYAQARTWSEADISGGGDLPAALAAIRARVLLMPSETDLYFRVADNAAELPHLAQAELLPIPTIWGHRAGSPAGLPTELAFVRTAVRRWLDT; encoded by the coding sequence ATGAGCAACTGGCCGGTCACTGAGGGTGTTTTCGAACTGGGCGATATCGAGGTGGAGCGCGGAGGCATCATCAGTGGCGCCCGGCTCGCGTGGCAGACACACGGCACCTTGAACGCCGCCAAGGACAACGTGATCGTCTATCCGTGCAGCTACTCGGCCTCGCACGAGGACCTGGCCGGCCTCGTGGGGCCGGACCTGATCCTGGATCCGCTGAAGTGGTTCATCGTCATCCCCGACATGTTCTCCAACGGGTTGTCCTCCAGCGCTGCGGACACGTCGGATTTTCCTGATCTCGTCACTGCCGGCGACAACGTCCGCGCCCAGCGACGCCTGCTGCGGGAGCAGTGGGGCATCGATCGGGTCGCCGCGGTCTACGGGTTCTCGATGGGCGCCATTCAGGCCTATCACTGGGCATCGCTGTTTCCTGACGTCGTCGAACGCGCGATCGTGGTCTGCGGGAGTGCACGTACCGCGCCCCACAACCGGGTTTTCCTCTCCGGACTGCTTCGAATCCTGGAAGCCGCCCCTGAATACCTCGGCGACGGACGGCTCCGGAGCGAGCCGGCAGCGGCACTACGCGCTTTCAGTCACGTCTACGCCGGGTGGGGCCTGAGTCAGGACTTCTACCGCGCGGAACTCTTCCGGACAGTGCTCGGGGCGCCGGATCTGCAGACCTATCTACGCACCGACTGGGAGGCCGGTTTCGCCACCAGCAGGGCAGCCAACCTCTACGCCCAGGCAAGGACGTGGTCCGAAGCCGACATCAGCGGCGGCGGTGACCTGCCGGCGGCGCTGGCTGCGATCCGGGCCCGCGTGCTCCTGATGCCCAGCGAGACCGACCTCTATTTCCGGGTGGCGGACAACGCCGCAGAACTACCTCACCTGGCCCAGGCGGAGCTTTTACCGATCCCCACCATTTGGGGTCACCGTGCCGGCAGTCCCGCAGGGTTGCCGACCGAGCTGGCCTTCGTACGAACCGCCGTGCGGCGGTGGCTCGACACCTGA
- a CDS encoding class I SAM-dependent methyltransferase, which translates to MPAVRRETRVGKMHQHERFDDEAATWDDDPAQEARQVAVAHAISQAVDLKPRMKVVDVGGGTGRLSILLADQVGSVVVADPSAGMVQVARERIEAAGLSERLRAVQVDLTTDRLDGVYDVVWSSMALHHVANLDELLRSVAGLLVDGGQLAIADLEEDPDGAFHADKADFDGHHGFDRTTLTEQIVRAGFTDVHFVDATTIRKGDRDFGIFLCTASKGSEPG; encoded by the coding sequence ATCCCGGCCGTAAGACGCGAGACTAGGGTCGGGAAGATGCACCAACACGAGCGGTTCGACGACGAAGCAGCAACCTGGGACGACGACCCGGCTCAGGAGGCGCGGCAGGTCGCGGTGGCGCACGCCATCTCCCAGGCCGTGGACCTCAAACCCCGGATGAAGGTGGTCGACGTCGGTGGTGGCACCGGCCGGTTGAGCATTCTGCTCGCCGACCAGGTCGGCTCCGTGGTGGTGGCTGATCCCTCCGCTGGAATGGTGCAGGTCGCCCGCGAGCGGATCGAGGCTGCCGGGCTCAGTGAGCGGCTACGAGCGGTCCAGGTCGACCTGACGACCGACCGGCTCGACGGGGTCTACGACGTGGTGTGGAGCTCGATGGCCCTGCATCACGTGGCGAACCTGGATGAGCTGTTGCGGTCGGTGGCGGGGCTGCTCGTCGACGGCGGTCAGCTAGCCATCGCGGATCTCGAGGAGGATCCCGACGGCGCGTTCCACGCCGACAAAGCCGACTTCGACGGACATCACGGCTTCGACAGGACAACCCTGACCGAGCAGATTGTCCGCGCCGGCTTCACCGACGTCCACTTCGTTGACGCCACGACCATCCGCAAGGGCGACCGCGATTTCGGCATTTTCCTGTGCACAGCAAGCAAGGGCTCAGAGCCCGGCTGA
- a CDS encoding cupin domain-containing protein has product MSDDRAAPKTTGVTVQLLAVVDLGVEIEGMQGRELRMRMVTISPGGVFGPVHDHRGRPGIVYVLEGSITDHRGGIATEYGPGVGWPEDRNTVHWLENRGAVPAVEISIDVVSAGL; this is encoded by the coding sequence ATGAGCGACGACCGGGCGGCACCGAAGACCACGGGAGTCACGGTGCAGTTACTCGCCGTGGTGGATCTCGGCGTCGAGATCGAGGGTATGCAGGGGCGCGAGCTGCGGATGCGAATGGTGACCATCAGCCCGGGTGGGGTCTTCGGCCCGGTTCACGATCACCGGGGCAGACCGGGGATCGTCTACGTACTGGAGGGGAGCATCACCGACCACCGCGGTGGGATCGCCACGGAGTACGGTCCGGGCGTGGGTTGGCCCGAAGACCGCAACACGGTGCACTGGCTGGAGAACCGTGGTGCGGTTCCGGCCGTCGAGATCTCCATCGATGTCGTCTCAGCCGGGCTCTGA